The Spirochaetota bacterium genome includes a region encoding these proteins:
- a CDS encoding 2-hydroxyglutaryl-CoA dehydratase → MVTAGIDIGSISVKAAMLHEGKVLGTLTGFTGYNAAESGRKIFTDLLDELGMEEASIERVVSTGYGRNAVKFAHKSMTEIICHGAGAFFTDARVRSIIDIGGQDSKAILLDDEGRVKDFAMNDKCAAGTGRFLEVMARVLESNLDEFGTLCAHAGASAPISSLCTVFAESEVISLIAKGEPRANIVAGIHESVASRVSALARKVGVREPVMMTGGVAKNPGIVKALEERLGLSIIVHPTAQVNGAIGAAVLARGV, encoded by the coding sequence ATGGTCACCGCAGGCATTGACATAGGATCGATTTCCGTAAAGGCGGCGATGCTGCACGAGGGAAAGGTGCTGGGTACACTCACGGGCTTCACCGGGTACAACGCGGCGGAGTCGGGGAGAAAAATATTCACCGACCTGCTGGACGAGCTGGGGATGGAGGAGGCCTCCATCGAGCGCGTGGTTTCGACGGGTTATGGGCGCAATGCCGTGAAGTTCGCGCACAAGTCCATGACGGAGATCATCTGCCACGGGGCCGGGGCCTTCTTCACCGACGCGCGCGTCCGCTCGATCATCGACATTGGCGGACAGGACAGCAAGGCGATCCTCCTGGACGACGAGGGGCGCGTGAAGGACTTCGCAATGAACGACAAGTGCGCGGCCGGCACCGGCCGCTTCCTCGAGGTGATGGCGCGCGTCCTTGAAAGTAACCTTGACGAGTTCGGCACCCTCTGCGCGCACGCCGGCGCATCGGCCCCCATCTCGAGCCTGTGCACCGTCTTCGCCGAGTCCGAGGTCATCTCGCTCATCGCGAAGGGCGAACCGCGCGCGAACATCGTCGCGGGTATCCACGAATCGGTCGCCTCGCGCGTATCGGCGCTCGCGCGCAAGGTAGGCGTGCGGGAGCCGGTCATGATGACGGGCGGCGTCGCGAAGAACCCCGGCATCGTGAAGGCGCTCGAGGAGAGACTGGGGCTTTCCATCATCGTCCATCCCACCGCCCAGGTGAACGGCGCGATCGGCGCGGCGGTGCTTGCGAGGGGCGTGTAA
- a CDS encoding 2-hydroxyglutaryl-CoA dehydratase has translation MKDARKIKAVKRMKQIMTEYYIDAKTAKQNGKKVAWITSGGPVEPLIAMDVIPVYPENHGAMIGASKMGVDLCEKAEAMGYARDLCSYARSDIACAPLNGGPIGGLPAPDFLVCCNNICGTVLKWYEVQARYFKVPLFILDTPFIHTEFSVEAKNYVRRQMLEYITFLEEQCGKKMDMDRMDQVGRLAVQGQRLWQEVLDTTMHSPAPMTAFDAFFHLALIVTLRGTQTVIDYYTELRDEMRQRIADGIGMVPDEKYRLLWDNLPVWYKTKWLSDKFATHGACLVADTYTSAWSGVVHLIDENNFIESAAIAYSSVYINISIDMMLDTLRKMITKYKADGLVIHSNRSCKPYSLGQYDLQRMVMKEFGVPSLIIEADMVDERNFSESQIETRIDAFMETLAQKKN, from the coding sequence ATGAAGGACGCGCGCAAGATCAAGGCGGTCAAGCGCATGAAGCAGATAATGACCGAGTACTATATCGACGCGAAGACCGCGAAGCAGAACGGGAAGAAGGTCGCGTGGATCACGAGCGGCGGGCCCGTGGAGCCGCTCATCGCGATGGACGTGATCCCGGTATACCCCGAGAATCACGGCGCGATGATTGGCGCCTCCAAGATGGGCGTCGACCTGTGCGAGAAAGCGGAAGCGATGGGATACGCGCGCGACCTCTGCTCGTATGCGCGCTCGGACATCGCGTGCGCGCCGCTCAACGGGGGGCCGATAGGCGGATTGCCCGCGCCGGACTTCCTGGTGTGCTGCAACAACATTTGTGGGACGGTGCTCAAGTGGTACGAGGTGCAGGCGCGCTATTTCAAGGTGCCGCTGTTCATTCTGGACACGCCCTTCATTCACACCGAGTTTTCCGTCGAGGCGAAGAACTACGTGCGCCGGCAGATGCTCGAGTACATTACCTTCCTGGAGGAGCAGTGCGGTAAGAAGATGGACATGGACCGCATGGACCAGGTGGGGCGCCTCGCGGTCCAGGGACAGAGGCTCTGGCAGGAGGTGCTCGACACCACCATGCACAGCCCCGCGCCCATGACGGCCTTCGACGCCTTCTTCCATCTCGCGCTCATCGTGACGCTGCGCGGAACGCAGACCGTGATCGATTATTATACCGAGCTTCGAGACGAGATGCGCCAGCGCATCGCCGACGGCATAGGCATGGTGCCCGACGAAAAGTACCGCCTGCTCTGGGACAACCTTCCCGTGTGGTACAAGACCAAGTGGCTCTCGGACAAATTCGCGACGCACGGGGCGTGCTTGGTGGCCGACACGTACACGTCCGCCTGGAGCGGCGTGGTTCACCTTATCGACGAGAACAACTTTATCGAATCAGCGGCGATCGCGTACTCGAGCGTGTACATCAACATCTCGATCGACATGATGCTGGATACGCTGCGCAAGATGATCACGAAGTATAAGGCGGACGGGCTCGTCATCCACTCGAACAGGAGCTGCAAGCCCTATTCGCTGGGACAGTACGACCTGCAGCGCATGGTCATGAAGGAGTTCGGCGTGCCGTCCCTCATCATCGAGGCCGACATGGTGGACGAGCGAAACTTCAGCGAGAGCCAGATCGAAACGCGCATAGACGCCTTCATGGAAACGCTCGCGCAGAAGAAGAACTGA